From Nicotiana tabacum cultivar K326 chromosome 22, ASM71507v2, whole genome shotgun sequence, one genomic window encodes:
- the LOC107796163 gene encoding uncharacterized protein LOC107796163: MLSLTFSSLMLVLLFILLSIKDTIAHTDKVKQNFVVDEAGNDIAKAGRNHLSEEKEVLDGHISASIQFASDRIRGRKRMLEQRNMRQSTKKIEAMPSKGQGKLRMQNKVSGRSSHSDNVKVNRGSFTAFSADYHMPRTHPPKNN, encoded by the exons atgttgtccttaacttttagtAGCTTAATGCTTGTTCTGCTTTTCATTTTGCTATCCATAAAAGATACTATTGCTCATACTGACAAAG TTAAACAAAATTTTGTGGTCGATGAAGCTGGAAATGATATTGCTAAGGCAGGAAGGAACCACCTTAGTGAGGAGAAG GAAGTTTTGGATGGTCATATTTCAGCATCTATTCAATTTGCCAGTGACAGAATTAGAGGAAGAAAAAGGATGTTGGAGCAAAGGAATATGAGGCAAAGTACTAAGAAAATTGAAGCCATGCCAAGTAAAGGGCAAGGAAAGCTTCGAATGCAAAATAAAGTGAGTGGCAGAAGTAGCCATTCTGATAATGTGAAGGTCAATAGAGGAAGTTTCACAGCATTCAGTGCTGATTATCACATGCCAAGAACGCACCCTCCAAAAAATAACTGA
- the LOC107827547 gene encoding uncharacterized protein LOC107827547 isoform X1: MLGHCYMEREQIEKFKRYEVECRRYLMSKYFSDKNIFGGNIFDVKMTEDGEATKVSRFPGYQSYVDPANFNDDNSSKSNSTSEIHAKRKQPSKKNWKVAEDITFC; the protein is encoded by the exons ATGCTCGGGCATTG CTATATGGAGAGGGAACAGATTGAGAAGTTCAAGAGGTATGAAGTTGAGTGCAGGAGATATTTGATGTCCAAGTACTTCTCAGACAAGAATATCTTTGGAG GAAACATATTTGATGTGAAAATGACTGAAGATGGAGAAGCCACAAAAGTGAGCAG GTTTCCTGGTTACCAGTCCTATGTAGACCCTGCTAATTTTAATGATGATAACAGTAGCAAGTCAAATTCTACAAGTGAAATTCATGCTAAGAGGAAGCAGCCTTCAAAGAAAAA TTGGAAGGTTGCTGAGGATATTACATTTTGCTGA
- the LOC107827547 gene encoding uncharacterized protein LOC107827547 isoform X2 has product MEREQIEKFKRYEVECRRYLMSKYFSDKNIFGGNIFDVKMTEDGEATKVSRFPGYQSYVDPANFNDDNSSKSNSTSEIHAKRKQPSKKNWKVAEDITFC; this is encoded by the exons ATGGAGAGGGAACAGATTGAGAAGTTCAAGAGGTATGAAGTTGAGTGCAGGAGATATTTGATGTCCAAGTACTTCTCAGACAAGAATATCTTTGGAG GAAACATATTTGATGTGAAAATGACTGAAGATGGAGAAGCCACAAAAGTGAGCAG GTTTCCTGGTTACCAGTCCTATGTAGACCCTGCTAATTTTAATGATGATAACAGTAGCAAGTCAAATTCTACAAGTGAAATTCATGCTAAGAGGAAGCAGCCTTCAAAGAAAAA TTGGAAGGTTGCTGAGGATATTACATTTTGCTGA
- the LOC107827547 gene encoding uncharacterized protein LOC107827547 isoform X3 — protein MLGHCYMEREQIEKFKRYEVECRRYLMSKYFSDKNIFGGNIFDVKMTEDGEATKVSRFPGYQSYVDPANFNDDNSSKSNSTSEIHAKRKQPSKKKYLS, from the exons ATGCTCGGGCATTG CTATATGGAGAGGGAACAGATTGAGAAGTTCAAGAGGTATGAAGTTGAGTGCAGGAGATATTTGATGTCCAAGTACTTCTCAGACAAGAATATCTTTGGAG GAAACATATTTGATGTGAAAATGACTGAAGATGGAGAAGCCACAAAAGTGAGCAG GTTTCCTGGTTACCAGTCCTATGTAGACCCTGCTAATTTTAATGATGATAACAGTAGCAAGTCAAATTCTACAAGTGAAATTCATGCTAAGAGGAAGCAGCCTTCAAAGAAAAAGTACTTATCTTAg